The genomic region GCAGGCGAGGCAATCGTGCGTTACGGCGAAGTGATCGGCTATGCGGCCGGCCCGGTGGCGAAAGGGAGCTGGGTCGACGAGTCGCTGGTAAAGCTGCCGGCGCCGCCAGAGCTGGGCGGTCTGCCGCTGGCGACGAAAGTGCCCGCGGCGGCGGCGGCCCTTGAAGGCTACACGTTCGCGGGGTACCGCAACGCCGACGGCAGCGTCGGCACGAAGAACATCCTGGGGATTTCGACAAGCGTGCAGTGCGTGGCCGGCGTGCTCGACCAGGCGGTGAAACGGATCAAAGCCGAGCTTTTGCCCCGCTACCCGCATGTCGACGATGTTGTGGCGCTCAACCACAGCTACGGCTGCGGCGTGGCGATCAACGCCCCGCAGGCGGTCATCCCCATCCGCACGCTGCAGAATCTCGCCCGCCACCCCAACTTCGGCGGCGAGTTGCTGGTGGTGGGCCTGGGCTGCGAGAAGCTGGCGCCCGAGCGTCTGACGCAGGGCGGCGGCTCGGCCGTTGTGCTGCAGGACCATCGCGGGTTCGCGAACATGGTTGAAGCCATCATGGCGGAGGCCGGGCAAAGGCTGTCGAGGCTCGACCGCCGGCGGCGGGTCGCCTGCCCGGCGAGCGACCTTGTCGTCGGCGTGCAGTGCGGCGGCAGCGATGCGTTCTCCGGCGTGACCGCCAATCCGGCGGTGGGGTTTGCGGCCGATCTGCTGGTGCGCGCCGGCGGGACGGTGTTGTTCTCAGAAGTAACCGAGGTCAGGGACGCCATCCATCTGCTGACGCCGCGCGCGGCAAACCCGGAAGTAGGCCGGGCGCTCATCCGCGAGATGAAATGGTATGACGAATACCTGGCCGCCGGCGAGGCCGACCGGAGCGCCAACCCGACGCCCGGCAACAAGAAGGGCGGGCTGGCCAACGTGGTCGAAAAGGCACTCGGCTCAATCGCCAAAGCAGGCAGCGGTCCGATCGACGGCGTGCTTGCCCCTGGCGACAAGGCGACCCGGAAGGGCTTGATTTTCGCCGCCACGCCAGCGAGCGATTTCGTTTGCGGCACACTGCAACTGGCGGCAGGCATGCACCTGCAGGTGTTCACCACCGGCCGGGGGACGCCGTACGGGCTGGCGATGGCCCCGGTCGTCAAGGTGGCGACGCGCGACTGGCTGGCGGAGCAGTGGCCCGATCTCATCGATATCAATGCAGGGCGGATCGCCACCGGCGAGGCGACGATCGAGGAAGTGGGCCATGAGATTTTTCGCTTCATCCTCGACGTGGCCAGCGGACGAAAGCAGACTTGGGCTGAGCGGTGGGAGCTCCATAACGCCCTTTGCCTGTTCAACCCCGCGCCGATCACCTGAAAGCCGCCAGCGGGAGCCGTTTTGTTAAGCTAGTTCTCCAATGCTCCGGTACAAATCGGAGCATCGTTTTTGCGGTGAATCGCCAGCGAGCCGATCATGGTCACTTCCTGCACGCAGACATCGTGGCAACCATAATCGGGAATGGG from Sporomusaceae bacterium harbors:
- the garD gene encoding galactarate dehydratase, producing MDKKGTPQEAPLYIKVNPADNVAIIVNEGGLTAGAVFPCGLTLREAVPQGHKVALADLAAGEAIVRYGEVIGYAAGPVAKGSWVDESLVKLPAPPELGGLPLATKVPAAAAALEGYTFAGYRNADGSVGTKNILGISTSVQCVAGVLDQAVKRIKAELLPRYPHVDDVVALNHSYGCGVAINAPQAVIPIRTLQNLARHPNFGGELLVVGLGCEKLAPERLTQGGGSAVVLQDHRGFANMVEAIMAEAGQRLSRLDRRRRVACPASDLVVGVQCGGSDAFSGVTANPAVGFAADLLVRAGGTVLFSEVTEVRDAIHLLTPRAANPEVGRALIREMKWYDEYLAAGEADRSANPTPGNKKGGLANVVEKALGSIAKAGSGPIDGVLAPGDKATRKGLIFAATPASDFVCGTLQLAAGMHLQVFTTGRGTPYGLAMAPVVKVATRDWLAEQWPDLIDINAGRIATGEATIEEVGHEIFRFILDVASGRKQTWAERWELHNALCLFNPAPIT